One part of the Raphanus sativus cultivar WK10039 chromosome 7, ASM80110v3, whole genome shotgun sequence genome encodes these proteins:
- the LOC108818201 gene encoding 1-acyl-sn-glycerol-3-phosphate acyltransferase 2 gives MAMAAAVIVPLGILFFISGLVVNLLQAVCYVIIRPLSKNTYRKINRVVAETLWLELVWIVDWWAGVKIQVFADDETFNRMGKEHALVVCNHRSDIDWLVGWILAQRSGCLGSALAVMKKSSKFLPVIGWSMWFSEYLFLERNWAKDESTLKSGLQRLNDFPRPFWLALFVEGTRFTEAKLKAAQEFAASSELPIPRNVLIPRTKGFVSAVSNMRSFVPAIYDMTVAIPKTSPPPTMLRLFKGQPSVVHVHIKCHSMKDLPESEDEIAQWCRDQFVAKDALLDKHIAADTFPGQKEQNIGRPIKSLAVVVSWACLLTLGAMKFLHWSNLFSSWKGIALSALGLGIITLCMQILIRSSQSERSTPAKVSPAKPKDDNHQSGSSSQTEVEEKQK, from the exons ATGGCGATGGCAGCAGCTGTGATTGTGCCTTTGGGGATTCTCTTCTTCATTTCCGGCCTCGTTGTCAATCTCCTCCAG GCGGTTTGCTATGTCATCATTCGACCTCTGTCTAAGAACACATACAGAAAAATCAACCGGGTGGTTGCAGAAACCTTGTGGCTTGAGCTTGTCTGGATCGTTGACTGGTGGGCTGGTGTCAAG atccaagtgtttgctgatgATGAGACCTTCAACCGAATGG GAAAAGAACATGCTCTTGTCGTCTGTAATCACCGAAGTGATATTGATTGGCTAGTGGGATGGATTCTGGCTCAG AGGTCAGGTTGCCTTGGAAGCGCACTAGCTGTAATGAAGAAGTCTTCCAAATTTCTTCCA GTCATAGGCTGGTCAATGTGGTTCTCTGAGTATCTGTTTCTGGAACGAAATTGGGCAAAGGATGAAAGCACTTTAAAG TCAGGTCTTCAACGCTTGAACGACTTCCCACGGCCTTTCTGGTTAGCCCTTTTTGTGGAGGGAACCCGTTTCACAGAGGCAAAACTTAAAGCAGCACAAGAGTTCGCAGCCTCCTCTGAGTTGCCTATCCCTCGAAATGTGTTGATTCCTCGCACCAAA GGTTTTGTGTCAGCAGTTAGTAACATGCGTTCATTTGTGCCAGCCATATATGATATGACCGTGGCTATTCCAAAAACTTCTCCACCCCCAACGATGCTAAGACTATTCAAAGGACAACCTTCTGTG GTGCATGTTCACATCAAGTGTCACTCGATGAAAGACTTGCCTGAATCAGAAGACGAAATTGCGCAGTGGTGCAGAGATCAGTTTGTGGCTAAg GATGCACTGTTAGACAAACACATAGCTGCTGACACTTTCCCTGGCCAGAAAGAACAGAACATTGGCCGTCCCATAAAGTCTCTTGCT GTGGTTGTATCATGGGCATGCCTACTAACTCTTGGAGCAATGAAGTTCTTACACTGGTCAAATCTCTTTTCCTCATGGAAAGGCATTGCTTTGTCGGCGCTTGGTCTAGGTATCATCACTCTCTGTATGCAGATCCTGATCCGCTCTTCTCAGTCTGAGCGTTCAACACCTGCCAAAGTCTCTCCAGCCAAGCCAAAGGACGACAATCACCAGTCAGGATCATCCTCCCAAACAGAAGTGGAGGAGAAGCAGAAGTAA